From the genome of Pseudomonas sp. FP453:
GGTGCTGGCGGATCATGCCGCGGGTGTCGCGGCCCGAGGCACCGGCTTCGCTGCGGAAGCATGGCGAGTGAGCCACGAACTTCAGCGGCAGCTCTTTAGCGTCGAGGATCTCGCCGGCAACGATGTTGGTCAGCGACACTTCGGCCGTCGGGATCAGGTACAGGTCGGCTTCGCCTTCACGGCTGATCTTGAACAGGTCCTCTTCGAATTTCGGCAGCTGGCTGGTGCCCATCAACGCCGGCGCCTGTACCAGGTACGGCGTGTAGGCTTCTTCGTAGCCGTGCTCGCCGGTGTGCAGGTTGATCATGAACTGCGCCAGGGCGCGGTGCAGGCGGGCCACCGGACCACGCAGCAGGGAGAAACGTGCACCCGACATCTTGGCGGCGGTTTCGAAGTCCAGGCCACCGGTCAATTCGCCCAGGGCGACGTGGTCCTTGACCGCGAAATCAAAGGCTTTTGGCGTGCCCCAGCGGCGCACTTCGACGTTACCGTCTTCGTCTTCACCCACCGGCACGGACTCGTGCGGGATGTTGGGGATGCCCAGCAGGATCGAGTCCAGCTCGGACTGGATGCCTTCCAGCTCGACCTTGCCGTCGGACAGCTCAGTGCCCATGCGCTCGACGTCGGCCATCAGCGGCGCGATGTCTTCGCCGCGCTGCTTGGCCTGACCGATGGATTTGGAACGGGCATTACGCTCAGCCTGCAGTGCCTCGGTGCGGGTCTGGACGGTCTTGCGCTGTTCTTCCAGCGCTTCGATGCGCGCAACATCCAGGGCAAAGCCACGGGATGCCAGGCGGTCCGCTACGTCCTGAAGGTTGCTACGTAACAGTTTGGAATCGAGCATGTCCGGTCTCTCGTTTATCAAAGTTTGGTCAGGGACAGGCCAGCCCAGGTGGCGAGCAGCCCGCCGAACACGCTGATGCCCAGGTACCCGAAGGCAACCAGGGCTTGCCCGCTTTCCAGCAGGCGCAGCGTATCCAGTGAAAAGGATGAAAAGGTCGTCAGACCGCCTACAAAGCCGACAATCAAGCCGGCGCGAATCTCAATCGGCACTTCCGGGCGCAACAGGAACCAGCCGTACAACAGCCCGATAATCAAGCAGCCCACCAGGTTGACCGCCAGGGTCGCCGCATAGAAATGCTTCGGCCAATGGGCGCTGACCCAGGTACCGGTGGCGAAACGCAATAATGTACCAGCGATGCCGGCTGTGGACACGGCAAGAATCGTCTTGAGCACTACTTTCTCCGCTGTCTGGGGGCTGAGTCGATCGAGTTGGGCGAGGTGATTCAGCTTTTCGCCGATTTTCAGCTCCAGGCCACGGGGCACCGGCTGATAGAGCGGCAGCGGTTCCAGCTCATCGGGGAAGTAGTCTTCGCCGGCGGCATAAGCGTCCGGCTCGTCATGGGCGTAGCGGTATTCATCACCGTAGCCCAGCTGTTTCATCAGCTTCGTCGGCGCATTGCGCAGGTGCATCGGCACCTCAAGGGAGCCGTATTCAGCGGCGGCGCGCAAGGCGGACTTGAAGCCCATGTACACCGCATTGCTTTTCGGCGCGCAGGCCAGGTAGGTGATGGCCTGGGCCACGGCCAGCTCGCCTTCCGGGCTGCCGAGGCGTTCCTGCACGTCCCATGCCGCCAGGCACAGGCTCAGCGCACGCGGGTCGGCGTTGCCGATGTCTTCGCTGGCCATGCGCACCACGCGACGGGCCAGGTACAACGGGTCGCAACCGCCGTCGATCATGCGCGCAAACCAGTACAGCGCGCCGTCGGGGTTGGAGCCACGCACGGATTTGTGCAGCGCCGAGATCTGGTCGTAGAAGGCTTCACCGCCCTTGTCGAAACGCCGGCGTGTGTCACCCAGCAGACTTTGCAGCAGGTCGACGCCGATCTCGCTGCCGTCTTCCGCCAGGTCGGAGGCGTTTTCCAGCAGGTTGAGGAAGCGCCGCCCGTCGCCATCGGCGGCGCTCAGCAGAATCTTGAAGCCTTCCTCACTGACACTCAGCTGGCGCTTGCCCAAGCCCTTGTCTTCGCTCAAGGCGCGGTGCAGCAGCTTTTGCATCGCCACTTCGTCCAGGCTCTTGAGCACATAGACCCGCGCCCGCGAGAGCAAGGCGTTGTTCAATTCGAACGACGGGTTTTCGGTGGTGGCGCCGATAAAGATCAGCGTGCCGTCTTCCACATAGGGCAGGAACGCATCCTGCTGTGACTTGTTGAAGCGATGCACTTCGTCGACGAACAGGATGGTGCGCTTGCCGTATTGCCCGGCCTGCTGCTTGGCCACCTCGACCGCCTGGCGGATCTCCTTGACCCCGGCGAGTACCGCCGAGACCGTTTCGAAGTGTGCATCCGAGACTTTCGCCAGCAGGCGCGCCAGGGTGGTTTTACCCACCCCGGGCGGGCCCCAGAAAATCATCGAGTGCAGCGCACCTTGCTCCAGGGCTTCACGCAAAGGCTTGCCGCGAGCGAGCAGGTGCTCCTGGCCGACGTACTCATCCAGGTTGGTCGAGCGCAAGCGCGCGGCCAGGGGTTGGGCAATCGGGTCACTGCGAAACAGGTCCATGGGCAGCGTTTTACTCCTGGATCACGTCGGCACCCTTGGGGATGTCGAACTTGAACGTGGAGGCAGGCACCGGCTGGTTGGCCTTGACCCCGGAGAACAGGATATCGGTGCGTTGGCCGACGCTGTCGATCAGGCGCATGTTGTTAATCACGCCGTTGCCGAACGACAGGGACAGGGTGTCAAACAGCGTGTCCTTGGACTTCGGCTTGAGGGTGAACTCGATCACGTTGCTGGTTTGCTTGGAGGTGATCTCGAAGCTGTCGCTGATCTTCGACACATCGCCCGACAGCAACAGCGCCGGGGTCTGGTTCAGGCGCGGGTCGAGCTTCTTGATGGTCACCTGCTCCAGGTCCGGGTCCCACAGGGTGACCTTCTGGCCGTCGGAGACGATGGTCTGCTCGTTCGGCGCGTCGGTCTTCCAGAAGAACAGGCCAGGGCGCTGCACGGCCATTTCGCCGGCGGTTTCCTGCAACTGGGTGCCGCCGCCGTCCAGGGTCAGCTGGGAGAAGCGCGCGGTCAGGGTCTTGGATTTGTCCAACAGGTTGGTCAGGCTGGCGACGGAGGCCGGGTCGGCGTGGGCCGAAACAGCGGTCAGGGCCAGTGCCGGCAACAACAGCATGCGGATAAGGCGCATGGGAGTCCTCATTGAGTCGTAAGGGCGCGCCGCGTGCTGCCACGCGGCACGGGGTCAGTCGCGCATCTGCCCGGGGGCGATGACTTCGCGCGAGCCGTTGGTGTTCATGGCTGTCACAACGCCAGCCATTTCCATGGCTTCGATCATGCGGGCGGCGCGGTTGTAGCCGATCTTCAGCTTGCGCTGCACCGCAGAAATCGAGGCGCGGCGGCTCTCGAGCACGAAGGCCACGGCTTCGTCGTACAGGGCATCGGTTTCCGCATCGTCGTCACCGCCACCGCCGCCATTCTCGAAGCCGCTGCCGGCTTCTTCGACGCCGTTGAGGATGTCGTCGTTGTATTCAGGTGCTCCGCGCAACTTCCAGGCTTCCACCACGCGGTGCACTTCATCATCGGAAACAAAGGCGCCGTGTACGCGGATCGGCAGGCTGGTGCCTGGTGGCATGTAGAGCATGTCGCCGTGGCCCAGCAGTTGCTCGGCGCCACCCTGGTCGATGATGGTCCGGGAGTCGATCTTGCTCGATACCTGAAACGCCATGCGCGTCGGGATGTTGGCCTTGATCAGACCGGTGATCACATCCACCGACGGACGCTGGGTCGCGAGGATCAAGTGGATACCGGCCGCACGGGCCTTCTGGGCGATACGGGCGATGAGTTCTTCGACCTTCTTGCCGACGATCATCATCATGTCGGCGAATTCGTCCACCACCACCACGATGGTCGGCAGCTTGGTCAGTTTCGGCGCTTCGTCATGAATGCTTTCGCGCTTGTACAACGGGTCATCAATGGTCTCGCCACGATCGTGGGCTTCCTTGATCTTGGCGTTGAAGCCCGCCAGGTTGCGCACGCCCATCTTCGCCATCAGCTTGTAGCGCCGCTCCATCTCGGCCACGCTCCAGCGCAGGGCGTTGGCGGCGTCCTTCATGTCGGTGACGACCGGGCACAGCAGGTGCGGGATGCCTTCGTAGATCGACAGTTCCAACATCTTCGGGTCGATCATGATCAGCTTGGCGTCGTCCGGGCCGGACTTGAACAGGATCGACAGGATCATCGCGTTCACGCCCACCGACTTACCGGAACCGGTGGTACCGGCCACCAGCAGGTGGGGCATTTTCGCCAGGTCGGTGATCACCGGCTTGCCGCCGATGTCATGGCCCAGGGCCAGGGTGACTGGCGACTTGAAGTTGTCGTATTCAGGCGTCGACAGCACTTCGGAGAAGCGCACGATCTGGCGGTCTTCGTTGGGAATCTCGATGCCCACGGTGGTCTTGCCGGGGATCACTTCCACCACGCGCACACTGGTCACGGCCAGGGAACGGGCCAGGTCTTTGGCCAGGTTGGAAATGCGGCTGACCTTGACGCCCGCGGCCGGCTGGATTTCGTAACGGGTGATGACGGGACCGGGGTGGATCGAGTCCACGGTCACTTCGACGCCGAATTCCTTCAGCTTGATTTCCAGCAGATGGCCAACGGCAGCCAGCGACTCCGGGGAATAATTGAGTTGTTTCTTCTCGGCCGGGTCGAGAATCGAGATCGGCGGCAAGGTGCCTTCGACGGCGCTGTCGACAAACAGCGGCGCCTGTTTCTCTTTCTGCACACGGGCACTCGGCTCGGGGGCCTTGGGCGGCGCCGGTGCGATCACGGGCGGCACTTGCTTCTCGCGGTCCGACATGTGCTTGCTCAGGGCCTGCTCGCGCTCGATCAGGCGCTCCTTGACCTTGGCCTGTTCACGGCGGTCCGGCGTGCTCGGGGCCACCACTTCGTTGACGCGGGTGTCCACTTCACGCAATTGCGCGACCATGCGCTTGCGGTCGACTCGCGCCGCCCACCAGCGGTTGGCGGCGCCCTGGAACAGCTCCAGCAGGTCGAGGGTGATCTTGCCGGTCACGTCCATCACCTTGAACCACGACAGGTCGGTGAACACGGTCAGGCCGAACAGGAACAGGGCAATAAACATCAACGTGCTGCCCTGGATGTTCAGGGTCTTGCGCGCCAGGTCGCCCAGGCTTTCGCCCAGCGCACCACCGGCGCCCGCCGGCAGGCCGGTGGGTGCATGGAAATGGATATGGGCCAGGGCCGCGCCGGACAACACTAGGAACACCAGGCCGATCAGGCGCCAGGAGAACAGCCAGCCGCTCCACTGCCACGGTTCGTGGCGCTGGCGGAAGATCTGCCAGGTCTTGATCGCCAGCAGCAAGGGGAAGATATATGCGAAGTAACCCAACACCATGAACAGGATATCGGCGCTGTAGGAGCCGGCGGGGCCGCCAAAGTTCTGTACGTCGTCGATCTTGCTGTTGTGGCTCCAGCCCGGATCGTCCTTGCCATAGGTGAGCAAGGCCATCATCAGGAACAGGCACAGGGCGCCGATCGCGATCAGCGCACCTTCCTTGAGGCGGTAGTGCAGGTGCTGGCGCCAGGCCGGCACGACTGCTGCTTTAGGTGTTGCGGCGGATTTCTTCAAAACGGGTCTTTTCCTGCGCTTTTAGCGCGTCCATCTATTGAATGACTGCAACCACTGCCCAATCCGAGCAGCTGAAAATTAAACGAACGTCGTTGATTCTACGTTTAACACTGGGAGAAGAAGCGGTGAAACGGCGATAACGCCACAGTGCCCGCATTGTACGGGTTTGTGCCCCCGTTGCCACGCCCTTGCCCTTCCCCCGGCAGCATAGACAATTCAAGTGTTGCAACATGTTCAATTTGAGCATGCATTGTCTTTGCTGACAAAGGCTTATGGGCTGTTTTTACCAAACAAGGCAAGCTTGGCAAATGGCCTGCATGGTGTAACCCCGGTTACGACCACATCCCCGGCAGAGAGTTGCAGAAACACCCGCTCACGCTAATCCTGACTTGCGCCCGATTCGGGCTGGCCCTGAGGCGCCGCGTCGACAATAATCACCCTCACGCGCGGCACCTGCCGCTCCCCTCCCCTTCCTCAAGCCTGGATGCCATGCTGACCTGGTTGCAACGTGACTCCCTGACCTTCCCGCCGCTGGCCAAGGCCATGCGCGAACCCAATGGCCTGCTGGCCGCCGGTGGCGACCTGTCGGCCGAACGCCTGGTGCAGGCTTACCGCCACGGCTGCTTTCCGTGGTTCTCGGAGGGCCAGCCGATCCTCTGGTGGTCACCCGACCCGCGCACAGTGATTTTCCCCGAAGAACTGCATGTGTCCCGCAGCCTCGGCAAACTGTTGCGCCAACAACGCTATACCGTGACCTTCGACCAGGACTTCGCCGCCGTCATCCAGGCCTGCGCCGCACCTCGTGCCTATGCCGATGGCACCTGGATCACCGAAGGCATCCAGGACGCCTACCTGGCGCTGCACCAGCGCGGTTACGCGCATTCCGTCGAGGTGTGGGACGAGGGCAAGCTGGTGGGCGGGCTCTATGGCCTGGCAATGGGCCAATTGTTCTTTGGCGAATCCATGTTCAGCCGTGCCGACAACGCCTCGAAATTCGGCTTCGCCACCCTGACCCGGCAGTTGCAGGCCTGGGGTTTTGTGCTGATCGACTGCCAGATGCCCAACGATCACCTGCACAGCCTGGGCGCCCGCGCCATCCCGCGCAGTGACTTTGCACAGTACCTGCACGACCATCTGGACCAACCCAATGCCGGACCCTGGGTTTCCTAGGCGACTTTCGCGCACGTGGCTTACACTTGTTTCAAAGCTTACCCCGAGGGTTGATCATGACCGAGTTGGCGCGCTTGAAGTTTTATGCCACTCAAGCCCACTCTTGCAGCTACCTGCCCGACGAGCAGGCCACCACCCTGTTCCTCGACCCCAGCCAGCCGATGGACGTGCACGTGTACGCCGACCTCTCGGAAATGGGCTTTCGGCGCAGCGGCGACCACCTGTACCGCCCCCATTGCCAGAATTGCAATGCCTGTGTACCGGCGCGCATTCCTGTGGCGCAATTTCTGCCGGACCGTAACCAGAAGCGCATTCTCAAGCGCAATGCCGACCTGACGGTGACCGCCACCAAGCCACGCTACAGCGAAGAATATTTCGACCTTTACCAGCGCTACATCGAACAACGCCACGCTGACGGCGATATGTTTCCGCCCAGCCGCGACCAGTTTTCCACCTTCCTGGTGCGCGACCTGCCCTTCTCGCGCTTCTACGAGTTCCGCCTCGACGGTCGGCTGGTGGCCGTCGCCGTGACCGACCTGCTGCCCAACGGGCTGTCGGCGGTGTACAACCTTCTACGAGCCCGCCGAAGAGCGCCGCAGCCTGGGGCGCTTTGCGATCCTGTGGCAAATCGGTGAAGCCCTGCGCCTGGAACTGGAGGCGGTGTACCTGGGGTTACTGGATCAAAAACTGCAAAAAGATGAACTACAAGACCCAATATCGCCCCATAGAACTGCTGATTAATCAAAGATGGGTCACGCTTAACTAGAACCCCTTGGCTTAAACACCCTTTTTCGGGCACAATGCACGCCGCTTTTGCCTGGCGCAGTTGCACCGGGCCATTCACTGGATACCGAGGGCTTTACTGCATGTCGAAAGAAGACAGCTTCGAAATGGAAGGCACTGTCGTCGACACCCTGCCCAACACCATGTTTCGTGTGGAGTTGGAAAATGGGCACGTCGTAACCGCGCATATCTCCGGCAAGATGCGCAAGAACTACATTCGTATTCTTACCGGTGACAAAGTGCGCGTCGAGCTGACGCCCTATGACTTGAGCAAAGGGCGCATCACTTACCGCGCTCGCTAAGCAAGTCAATACAAGACGCCCGGTTATGCCGGGCGTTTTTGTGTGTGCGCTATTTACCGAACACCCTGAATTCCCTGTGGGAGCTGGCTTGCCTGCGATAGCGGTCGGTCAGAGAAGAATTTTTTAGCTGATACACCGCTATCGCAGGCAAGCCAGCTCCCACATTTGATCTCTGCTGCCTTGAAGGCGGTATTCCAAACCTGGAGACAGCAAAAAGGCGCCTTTCGGCGCCTTTTTGCTGTATTGCAATCAACGATCAGGCCATTTCAGCCGTGGTCTCGAACTCGAAGGTCAGCTCGCCATCCTTCAGATCGATATGCACCACGCCACCATGATCGGAAAGTTCGCCGAACAGAATCTCTTCGGCCAAGGGCCGCTTGATCTTGTCCTGGATCAGACGCGCCATCGGGCGTGCGCCCATTGCCGCGTCGTAGCCACCTTCGGCCAGCCAGCTGCGTGCCGCGTCCGTCACTTCCAGCTGCACGCGCTTGTCTTCCAACTGCGCTTGAAGCTCGGTAAGGAACTTGTCCACCACGCTTTTGATGACCTCATGGCTGAGGCGACCAAACTGGATAATGGTGTCCAGGCGGTTGCGGAACTCCGGCGTAAAGCTCTTCTTGATCACTTCCATCGCATCGGAAGAGTGATCCTGATGGCTGAAGCCGATCGAGGCCCGCGCGGCCGTTTCGGCACCGGCGTTGGTGGTCATGATCACGATCACGTTGCGGAAGTCCGCCTTGCGCCCGTTGTTGTCGGTCAGGGTCCCGTGGTCCATCACCTGCAGGAGCAGGTTGAAGACTTCCGGGTGGGCCTTCTCGATTTCATCGAGCAGCAATACGCAATGCGGTTGCTTGGTGATCGCTTCGGTCAGCAGACCGCCCTGGTCGAAGCCGACATAGCCCGGAGGCGCACCGATCAGGCGCGACACAGTGTGCCGCTCCATGTATTCGGACATGTCGAACCGCACCAGCTCGATCCCCATGGCCTTGGCCAACTGCCGCGCCGCTTCGGTCTTGCCGACGCCGGTCGGGCCGGCGAACAGGAACGAACCTACCGGCTTGTCCGGCGCCTTGAGCCCCGCACGGGACAGCTTGATCGCGGTGGACAGCGCGTCGATGGCCGCATCCTGGCCAAACACGGTGAGCTTGAGATCGCGCTCCAGGTTACGCAGCAGCTCCTTATCGGAACTGTTGACGTGTTTAGGCGGAATCCGCGCGATCTTCGCGACGATGTCCTCGACCTGAGGCACGTCGATGCGCTTCACACGCTTCTCGACCGGCTGCAGGCGCTGATAGGCGCCCGCCTCGTCTATCACGTCGATGGCCTTGTCCGGCATATGCCGATCATTGATGTAGCGTGACGCCAGCTCGGCAGCTGCACGCAGGGCCTCGTCGGTGTACTCGATGCCATGGTGCGCTTCGAAACGCCCCTTGAGCCCGCGCAGGATGCCGATGGTGTCTTCAACCGAAGGCTCGGACACGTCGACTTTCTGGAAGCGACGCGCCAGGGCACGGTCTTTCTCGAAGATGCCGCGAAATTCCTGGAACGTGGTCGAGCCGATGCAACGGATATCACCCGACGACAGCAACGGCTTGAGCAGGTTGGACGCATCCATTACCCCGCCGGACGCCGCACCGGCACCAATAATGGTGTGGATTTCGTCGATGAACAGGATCGCCTGCGGGCGTTTTTTCAGCTCGCCGAGCAACGCCTTGAAGCGCTTCTCGAAATCGCCACGGTACTTGGTCCCGGCGAGCAAGGCGCCCAGGTCCAGGGAGTAGACGACACTGTTGGCCAGCAGATCCGGCACCTGGTTATCGACGATGCGCTTGGCCAGGCCTTCGGCAATCGCGGTTTTACCCACGCCCGCCTCACCCACCAGCAACGGGTTGTTCTTGCGACGACGTGCAAGGATCTGCGCTACGCGCTCAACTTCAAGCTCGCGCCCCACCAGCGGATCGATCCGCCCCTGGCGCGCCAGTTCGTTGAGGTTGCTGGCATAGGCATCCAATGGATTGCCCGAAGAAGAAGACTCACCGCCCTCGTCGTCCTGCATATCCTGCTCACCCTCGGAATGATCGCCGTGCCCGGGCACCTTGGAGATACCGTGGGCGATGTAGTTGACGACATCAATACGGGCAACGCTCTGCTGCTTGAGCAGGAACACTGCCTGGCTTTCCTGTTCGCTGAAGATCGCCACAAGCACATTGGCGCCTGTGACTTCACGCTTACCGGAGCTCTGCACATGGAACACGGCACGCTGAAGCACCCGCTGGAAGCCCAGGGTTGGCTGGGTTTCACGGTCTTCATCGTGGACTGGAATAAGTGGCGTTGTGGAGTCGATAAACTCCTGCAGATCATGCTTGAGTTTGTCGAGGTTGGCGCCGCACGCACGCAAGACGGTGGCGGCTGCTTCGTTATCCAAAAGTGCCAGCAGCAGGTGTTCGACGGTCATGAATTCATGACGCTTCGAACGGGCCTCCTTGAAGGCAAGATTGAGGGTGACTTCGAGCTCGCGGTTTAACATAGCTTCACCTCATACCCAAGTGGTCGGCGTTAACCGTCCTTCTCGATTTCACAGAGTAGCGGATGCTGGCTTTCCCTGGCGTACTGGTTGACCTGCATGGCCTTTGTCTCGGCGATGTCGCGGGTAAACACTCCACATACTGCCCGTCCTTCTGTATGAACGGCCAGCATTACCTTGGTCGCCAACTCGCGGTTCAGGTTAAAAAACACCTCGAGCACTTCGACGACGAAATCCATCGGTGTGTAGTCATCATTAAACAAAACCACCTTGTACATCGGCGGCGCCTGTAGAGCAGGCTTGGCCTCCTGGACAGCAACGCCTGCAGAACCGTCGTCATCATGTTCCTGATCCGGGCGATCCTGATTGAATGTTAGTCGAATCTGGCTGTTTGCATGCATGGAAAGAAAGGTTCGTCAGTGGTTCAAATACAGTGGTGGGGGCGACCTGTCAGAATTTCAACTCTGACCGACTGGTCGCCTTGACTATCGGCAAATCAGTGTTACAACCAATAGAACCCACAGTGGGTAAAAAAGGTCCGCGCAGTCAACCTTATTTATTCGGGTTAGGACGGATAAACTGGATGATACTCCAGTGATGGAGTCTGGTGCAGAGGGATATGGAGATGGCTAGTGGTAAGGTCAAGTGGTTCAACAATGCCAAAGGCTACGGCTTCGTCGTTGAAGATGGTAAAAGCGAAGATCTTTTTGCGCATTACTCAGCGATCCAAATGGATGGATACAAGACGCTGAAAGCGGGGCAACCTGTGAATTTTGAGATTATTCAAGGACCCAAAGGGCTGCACGCCGTGGCAATCACCAACGCCATACAACCGCAGCCTGACGATCACGCACATTCGCACACTCACAAAGAAAAGAAACAAACGGCCTGATCCGCCGACAAGTGAGAGCGCCGCGATAAAAAAAGGCCACCCCAATCAGCTTGGGGTGGCCTTTATTTGTATTGCCTTTACATGTGAGAGATCAACGCCTCACCAAAGCCGGACGATGACACCAATTTCGCGCCATCCATCAAGCGCTCGAAGTCGTAGGTCACGGTCTTGGCCGAAATCGCACCATTGGTGCCCTTGATGATCAGGTCGGCCGCTTCGGTCCAGCCCATATGGCGCAGCATCATCTCCGCCGACAGGATCAGCGAACCGGGGTTGACCTGGTCCTTGCCCGCATATTTCGGCGCAGTGCCATGGGTTGCTTCGAACATCGCCACGGTGTCAGACAGATTGGCCCCTGGCGCAATACCAATACCACCCACTTCTGCCGCCAAGGCGTCAGACAGGTAATCACCATTGAGGTTGAGGGTGGCGATTACATCATACTCGGCCGGACGCAGCAGGATCTGCTGGAGCATGGCGTCAGCAATGGCATCTTTAACCACGACATTCTTGCCGGTCTTCGGGTTCTTGAATTGCATCCAAGGGCCGCCATCGAGCAACGTCGCGCCGAACTCTTTCTCGGCAATCCCGTAGGCCCACTCTTTAAAGGCGCCTTCGGTGAACTTCATGATGTTGCCTTTATGCACGATGGTCAGCGAGTCGCGATCGTTATCCACTACATATTGCAGGGCCTTACGCGCCAGACGTTCGGTACCTTCCTTGGAAACCGGCTTCACGCCAATCCCGCAATCCTGGTCAAAACGAATTTTGGTAACGCCCATTTCCTCCTTGAGGAACTTGATCACCTTGATGGCTTCCGGCGAACCGGCTTTCCATTCGATGCCGGCGTAAATATCCTCGGAGTTCTCGCGGAAGATGGTCATGTCCACATCCCCCGGCTTTTTCACCGGGCTCGGCACGCCTTCGAACCAGCGCACCGGGCGCAGGCACACATACAGGTCGAGCTGCTGGCGCAGGGCCACGTTCAGCGAACGGATGCCGCCACCCACCGGCGTGGTCAGCGGGCCTTTAATGGAAACCACGTAATCCTTGACCGCATCCAGGGTTTCCTGGGGCAGCCAGGTGTCCTGGTCGTAGACTTGCGTGGCCTTTTCGCCGGCATACACCTCCATCCACGAGATCTTGCGCTTGCCGCCGTAGGCTTTTTCAACAGCGGCGTCGACCACCTTGATCATCACCGGGCTGATGTCGACGCCGATACCGTCACCTTCGATAAACGGGATGATTGGGTGATCAGGAACATTGAGAGAATGGTCTGCATTGACGGTGATTTTGTCGCCGACGGCTGGAACCTGAATCTTCTTGTATCCCATGCTGAACTCCATCTATGGATTGAACATCTGGCTGCGTTCGAGCCTACTCCAGATAAATGACGACCGAAACCTCGCGTCATGCTCACTTGCATCGAAAACAGCATATTTAGTCGCCTACAAGCCTGAAATCAAAGGCAAAATCGCCAATCATGAGCACATCCTGCGACTTTTGGCGTAGCTCGGTACCTGCGACCTTTAGACCAATGGACGACACACCTTTTGTATGAAGGCTCGGCGTAAGCATAGCGACCTATGTATAATGCCGCCGCTGACCCAAGAGTCACGACGGCTGACCGCTCTAGACAGTAGCCTTCAGCCAGAAAGCAGGACTATTACAATAGTCCAAACGCTTGACGCTCGACTGATGCAACCCAACATCACCGCGAAGAAACCTCGACATTTCGCTCATGGATGACTTTGAACGAACGCGCTCCACCCGGCGCATCTCGAGTTTCTGCGCACGCTTTCAGCAAAGAAGAGAGTTAATCCGAAT
Proteins encoded in this window:
- the clpA gene encoding ATP-dependent Clp protease ATP-binding subunit ClpA — its product is MLNRELEVTLNLAFKEARSKRHEFMTVEHLLLALLDNEAAATVLRACGANLDKLKHDLQEFIDSTTPLIPVHDEDRETQPTLGFQRVLQRAVFHVQSSGKREVTGANVLVAIFSEQESQAVFLLKQQSVARIDVVNYIAHGISKVPGHGDHSEGEQDMQDDEGGESSSSGNPLDAYASNLNELARQGRIDPLVGRELEVERVAQILARRRKNNPLLVGEAGVGKTAIAEGLAKRIVDNQVPDLLANSVVYSLDLGALLAGTKYRGDFEKRFKALLGELKKRPQAILFIDEIHTIIGAGAASGGVMDASNLLKPLLSSGDIRCIGSTTFQEFRGIFEKDRALARRFQKVDVSEPSVEDTIGILRGLKGRFEAHHGIEYTDEALRAAAELASRYINDRHMPDKAIDVIDEAGAYQRLQPVEKRVKRIDVPQVEDIVAKIARIPPKHVNSSDKELLRNLERDLKLTVFGQDAAIDALSTAIKLSRAGLKAPDKPVGSFLFAGPTGVGKTEAARQLAKAMGIELVRFDMSEYMERHTVSRLIGAPPGYVGFDQGGLLTEAITKQPHCVLLLDEIEKAHPEVFNLLLQVMDHGTLTDNNGRKADFRNVIVIMTTNAGAETAARASIGFSHQDHSSDAMEVIKKSFTPEFRNRLDTIIQFGRLSHEVIKSVVDKFLTELQAQLEDKRVQLEVTDAARSWLAEGGYDAAMGARPMARLIQDKIKRPLAEEILFGELSDHGGVVHIDLKDGELTFEFETTAEMA
- the clpS gene encoding ATP-dependent Clp protease adapter ClpS; its protein translation is MHANSQIRLTFNQDRPDQEHDDDGSAGVAVQEAKPALQAPPMYKVVLFNDDYTPMDFVVEVLEVFFNLNRELATKVMLAVHTEGRAVCGVFTRDIAETKAMQVNQYARESQHPLLCEIEKDG
- the cspD gene encoding cold shock domain-containing protein CspD; this encodes MASGKVKWFNNAKGYGFVVEDGKSEDLFAHYSAIQMDGYKTLKAGQPVNFEIIQGPKGLHAVAITNAIQPQPDDHAHSHTHKEKKQTA
- the icd gene encoding NADP-dependent isocitrate dehydrogenase: MGYKKIQVPAVGDKITVNADHSLNVPDHPIIPFIEGDGIGVDISPVMIKVVDAAVEKAYGGKRKISWMEVYAGEKATQVYDQDTWLPQETLDAVKDYVVSIKGPLTTPVGGGIRSLNVALRQQLDLYVCLRPVRWFEGVPSPVKKPGDVDMTIFRENSEDIYAGIEWKAGSPEAIKVIKFLKEEMGVTKIRFDQDCGIGVKPVSKEGTERLARKALQYVVDNDRDSLTIVHKGNIMKFTEGAFKEWAYGIAEKEFGATLLDGGPWMQFKNPKTGKNVVVKDAIADAMLQQILLRPAEYDVIATLNLNGDYLSDALAAEVGGIGIAPGANLSDTVAMFEATHGTAPKYAGKDQVNPGSLILSAEMMLRHMGWTEAADLIIKGTNGAISAKTVTYDFERLMDGAKLVSSSGFGEALISHM